One stretch of Arachis hypogaea cultivar Tifrunner chromosome 20, arahy.Tifrunner.gnm2.J5K5, whole genome shotgun sequence DNA includes these proteins:
- the LOC112786209 gene encoding uncharacterized protein, whose translation MSQDHLQLDSSLICKVILPLIQSNSSVSILVLQDWEESYNKASKLLQALQSCFPGTIYELWAVPYYDVHLLVHDCSMFDKVFWAFPSCIEAFKHCKPFVSVNGTHLYGRYGGVLLIAVAQDSNNNILPIAFVIVESESTESWSFFLTNLRHYVTPQEGLLVISDRS comes from the exons ATGTCTCAGGACCATCTACAGTTGGATAGCAGTCTCATCTGCAAGGTCATCTTGCCGTTGATACAGTCCAACTCCTCTGTCAGCATCCTTGTCCTGCAAG attgggaggagtcatacaacAAGGCATCGAAACTACTTCAAGCGTTGCAGAGTTGTTTCCCGGGAACTATTTATGAGCTATGGGCCGTACCGTACTATGATGTTCACCTTCTGGTCCACGACTGTAGCATGTTTGATAAAGTATTTTGGGCTTTTCCATCTTGTATTGAggctttcaagcattgcaagccatTTGTTTCCGTCAATGGCACGCATCTGTATGGTAGATATGGTGGGGTGTTGCTTATTGCGGTGGCACAAGACAGCAACAACAATATCCTGCCTATTGCTTTTGTCATTGTGGAGTCCGAGAGTACCGAGTCATGGTCGTTCTTCCTTACTAATCTAAGACACTATGTCACCCCACAAGAAGGTCTACTGGTTATCTCTGATAGATCGTAG